The DNA region ataggggtgtacaagacccgaccctacccgccaacccgtcccggcccaagcctttagggccgggttgaacccggcccgatcattaaaagagaccgggttcgggttgatctttgagttacccgacttcgggtagggtcgggtccgggttgacactcgggtcacccgacccgtcccacatatatattttataaaattttaatttgttataatgattaaaatgtgatacatggtgctcaaatttatcttaccatgtagatgagattaaaatgtctttcatctaccttatgaattaaataaacgtttgtCAAACTATGCACACTTTCAtgttctaacaagagaaaatcatgtgtgtgtattatgcatatgtgagacaggtgaagaaatgatcaaacaaaatgtaaacctcaagtgcaatagattatgaaagaattggatcctttcaagttatttcttccaaaaaatagttccaacttataactcttttagtatgttattatctttaaattttacaattagtatcaaatagtcttaaacttattgttcctcgggccaacccggtcccgtcctacacagacccgtcctaaattggacccgcataatgtcgggttgcttcgggtctagggacgggttagggtctatgaaatagcccgatcaatatttagggtcgggttagggttaaccaaaacccgtcccaactcgtcccttgtacaccccttgTCATTGTACACATAAAagcaattttaatcaaaattatctaaataaaaaattcacatTTTAAGTAAATATCTACAAACATAAATCACTATCACTTAATTCACTTTTACAAATTTCGTCTTGTTATACTCAATTTTGGTTGGACTCAATTCTTTTACGgttgatccaaacacacacGGTAGATTTTTTTACATCAATAGTGCAAATTAAAAAGTTATTTACCAATTTGGTGTAACTTTAATTATATTTACGAAACAAGTGTAAATCGCCAGTAAAGTTATTCTTAAATCACTGTTATCTTCGGCgatatcattttttattcttttaataatAAATCATTCGTCCGAATGAATATACAtgacattttatttttttaatagaaaTCTTCATTACAATTGACggcacttttttttataaaaaaaaatcttcaccAAGAATGAGGatactcattttttttttattaaaaaatcttcACTACATTTGCCacacttgtttttttttcacactTGTTTTTACTAGGTATATATGAAGCCATGTTAATAGCTAGCAAGTGAGTTGAATTAGACAAGGCCGTGAATAAAAGATGCAAGGATGCATTGAAGACAACTTCATGGTTAATgaagatttttaaaaaataaataaatgagtgggaggggtagctcacttggttgaACTAAGGGTAGAAATAGGTGTTAGAGATGGAGGCACATGGTTCGAACTTCGAACCCTGAAGAGGAGCATTTGTATTTAACTAGTGTCGCTATTTCTAATAAAGATTTCTATTAGTCCTCgtatgatagttcaagtggtaggagttgaggggcatatgggttgggtagggagaGGTCCAGGAATCAATTTTTGACGGTTGAAattttatctttccgatgtaaaaaaaaaattctcttaaaaaaagttttaaatatCATTTATCCTCAGTTTGGAGTGGTGATTtatcaattgaaaaaataaaatgtaataTCGCCAATTATAATGGCGAtttaagagagagaaaaacatGTATCACCCACCTTTAGTGGCAATTTACACTTGTttgtaaataaaatttaagttttttCCTTGCACaagtaaataaaattaaagttaCACTCACAACATATCTCTCCATTTTTCCATCACATCACTAAccatatttctcatttttcactcttttattctttctctctctaacaaAGCGGAGGTATTTGAGGTGTGAACATTACATTTCTGGTTGTTGGCCAGTAATAATTAATGATGCTTCAATACTAGGTCATTCTTCTTTGGTGCTTCTATATGCATCGGAGGCTATCGGGAAAGAGTATAATCTGACGAAATAAGTAACTTTCGGTCAAGAGAGGAGGGATAATTTATAGGGTTaagggtcatattagtccctgtgtttgtaaaagtgtttgattttggtcccttagCCAAAAAATAacgtttagtggcggtttttttTACAGTTACTGGCGGTTTATAATACAAATACAGGCGgactgagggaccaaaatcaaacgttTTTACAAACACAAGGACTAATATGGCCTCTATCCCTAATTTATAAAGGTGTAAATTTTAGcactttaaataattttaaatagaaCTTGAATATTTATATAACTGCTTTGTATGATGATAGAACAGAAATTTGACAAGactttaaaaaataaaccaCGATTATGTATCAACCACTCCTCAAACATGATGTTGCAAAATACCACACTGAGGACCTTATTAATCAAACCTAAGCAGTTTATGCTCTCAgaacaaaatataataaaccCCAAAAGTATTAAAATTCCAACCAGAGTGAAATTTTTGCAGGACAACAGTTTTACTCAGATTCACCCTAAAAGTAAATTACCTGAGAACTTACACCAGCATGTTTCAGATCACAAGTTCTTGAAAGCTGACTCATGAGTAACTTTTTGTGGGGTGAGTCTGGCCAGAAGTGCCTTATTGTGACAGTGCTCTGTATCCACAAAATAAAAACTCCCATCAGCCTTAAAAGTCACAAAAGGCCTATTGGTTTCCGCTGGTCGAATATCAGAAAACTTTAGAGTCTTTGGAATGGGTGTTGCAAGCCAAGACAACATCTCCACCTCGAAGGTGTCCGAACCCGGCAGCCACCGGAGTTTGTGGATGTACGGGCTAACGAACCAGTGAAGAGCGCCGGTCGTTGAAGCACTCAAGAATATCACAGTTGATGCTACTGCACCCTTCAGGATGACATTCATGTCAGGGGATGTCATGAATGTTATGACTGGACCCAGAGATACAGAGAGGCAGCAAGTCGAGAGCGACAGAAGTTTTACTTTCTTTATAGTGGATGAGATCGGACCGTTATAAACAACTCCGGTTTCCTTGTCATCTTCCCCAGATTGTCCTCCACCAGCAGGTCCAATGCTAATTTTGTTGTCTTCCTCTCTAGTTGTGGCTTGAGATGCCCATCTTATTTGGGCAACAGCAAGTTGGGAGGAAGTTTTGGATGTCGGATTAGTATTAATCGTTGTTTTGAATGTTGGATTTGTACTTACTGGCCGTCCACAAGTTGAGGACCTAAAACAATTATACGCTGAACCATGGAAACAAATATATACAAACAGAAATGTTAATAATAGTTATATTGTTTACAGTTAAAAACAAACTTAAAACAGGGTTGGCATTCTAAGCAGCCagaaattcagaaacaacaccCAAGAGAAAGCTCAGTATAAATTTAACCACACAATCTAGTTTTGCTAAATAGGAATTATTAGGTATGATATAATTCAAAGTATGTAAAATGAGCGGCACGTTAAGACTGGCAATAAGAAATAGGTGAATAAACAATGAAATCTTCCAGAACATACGAAGCATGATAAAAGAGGTGTTTTTTAAAGAGAGCATCACATGTATGGAACCACTAAATTCATTACATGAGTGATTGTTGGTTGTTCAATATATGTAACTGTTAGAAGCAGTAAGGAAATCAGTTAGTTACTAACTTACTACCCAATGATATAAATAAGGGTAGTTAGTTGTAATCTGTTAGGAAAATACTGAGTGGAGTGAAAGGAGAGACTGGACTCTCGAATTTCCAGGGGGATTCTTGTAATCTTGGAGTCCAATTGATTCTTCTGCTGAAGAATCTTGGGCAGAGTTCATTCTGAATAATacaattattttcttctttcttctctagAGGAACAAACTCGTCAATTGGTATTTGAGCTCCATCCAGGAGTTGTGGTATCAAATCGTCTATGGAATTGAACCACATGGAGAGTTGAGTAGAAGCAGAGGAGAAGATCATTGAAGCGTTGAATTGCAACAGGGATGAAGATCACCGCAAGGAAGATC from Lotus japonicus ecotype B-129 chromosome 2, LjGifu_v1.2 includes:
- the LOC130737922 gene encoding uncharacterized protein LOC130737922, which produces MARAALLHLLRSQNKHLVSTRTPSAYNCFRSSTCGRPVSTNPTFKTTINTNPTSKTSSQLAVAQIRWASQATTREEDNKISIGPAGGGQSGEDDKETGVVYNGPISSTIKKVKLLSLSTCCLSVSLGPVITFMTSPDMNVILKGAVASTVIFLSASTTGALHWFVSPYIHKLRWLPGSDTFEVEMLSWLATPIPKTLKFSDIRPAETNRPFVTFKADGSFYFVDTEHCHNKALLARLTPQKVTHESAFKNL